The Gloeomargarita lithophora Alchichica-D10 genomic sequence TTGCTGGGCAAGAAAGAAGAATTGACGCTGAATTAATCTGACTTTGTAATAATGTTTTAGTGATGTTCATTTCCTAATATGGCTAGGGAATAATCAAACGGGTTTACAAATCAGATATTTATTGTTAACATAGTCGTAGCCGGTGTTACTTAGAGCCATTTAATTTCGGTTCGCTCTATGTTGTTCAAGCTCCGTAACACCGGGCTAAATTTTGCCAAGTTTTTGAATAATTTTTTAGGTAAATTTAGATGCTGAAATTTGATACTATAGCAATCCTAATTGGGCATGGCTACGCCACGCTAATGCCTACGGCACGCTATCGCTAACGCTATGAGAACAGCGGTCGCAGGGGTGCCGCCTCCGTTATTGGTTCTCCTAAAAACCAGACTTCTAGTGGGATAGTTCTCTATTATTGCGAATAAATAGAGGTGTCCATAAATCGTCTGAGATTGCTATAGAATAATCAAGTTTAACTATGTACAATAATGTCACCCCTATTCAATCTATTTCAGACCGTACCGGATAATCCTTGGCAAGCGTTGCAACGGGCGGATCGGGCGTGGTCAGCCCTCAAACAACAGCAGGAAATGGACTCAATTCCTGTGGGGGCGGCGGGGCGAGGAACTTGGACGGAAGGACACGTTGGGGCAATGTCAGTGCGGGAAAGTACCGATATTTTGGGGCAGACGGACTGGGATGTGGTGATTGCCGGGGGCACGCTGGGGATTGTGCTGGGTTTGGGCTTGCGGCAAAAGGGGTATCGGGTGGCGGTCTTGGAGCGGGGCAAACTCCAGGGACGGCGGCAGGAATGGAATATCTCCCGTGCGGAATTGCATACTTTGCTGGAATTAGAATTACTAACGCCAACGGAATTAGCAACTACGATTGTGACGGAATACAATCCCGGTCGGATAGAATTTTACCAAGGTCAAACCTGGTGGGTCAAAGATATATTAAACCTAGGTGTGCGCCCGGATTTATTATTAGAATTGGTAAAAAATAAATTTGTGCTTCAGGGGGGCTATATTGGGGAATATCAACCGGTTAAAAGCATTAAAATCGGTGTGGATGCCATTGAAATTTATGCTGGAGAAACTACCTATAAAAGTCATTTATTTATTGATATAATGGGGCACTTTTCTCCATTGACCAAATTGGCACGAAAGGGGCAAGTTCCCGATGGTATGTGCTTGGTGGTCGGCGGATGCGCCCAGGGGTTCCCCCAGCGAGAATATGGGGATTTGATTGTGACTACTACGCCAATTATTAACAACTGTCAGTATTTTTGGGAAGCATTTCCGGCGCAGGATGGCCGCACTACTTATTTATTTACCTATGTGGATACTGATCCAGAACGCCCCAGTTTAATTGAGTTATTTGAGGCGTATTTAGAGCATTTACCCGCCTATCAAGGGGTGGATTTAGATGAATTAAGTTGGCAGAGGTTTTTATTTGGTTTTTTCCCCAGTTACCGCCGGAGTCCTTTGGGGAGTTATTGGGCACGAATTTTGCCGGTGGGGGATAGTAGTGGGATGCAATCGCCCTTGAGTTTTGGCGGTTTTGGGACATTTTTGCGGCATTTATCCCGGTTAATTGCCGGAATTGATTCGGCATTAAAAGCGGATGCTTTGGATCAACAAAGTTTAACTTTATTGCAACCTTATCAACCCAATTTATCGGTCACTTGGTTGTTTCAGCAGGTGATGCGGGTGCCGGTGGGTCAGGATATGTCACCCCATTTGGTCAATCAGGTTTTGGCAACGGCTTTTGAAGTGATGGTGCAGGGGGGAGACCGGGTATTCAAACCCTTTTTACAAGATGTGATTCAATTGCCGGGATTAACTCAAACCCTAATGGGAATGATGCGTAAAAATCCGGGTTTGATTGCTCAGGTAATGGGGCGTTTGGGGCTGGGTTCCTTGGTGGATTGGACGGGACATTATGGGATGTTGATGCTCTATACCATCCTGGCACAAAAATTACCTAAATCCTTAGAAAATTATTGGCAAAACCGACGTTTTGAGCAATACTATTATGGGAGCGGTCAAGATTATCATGGTTAATCATTAGGACACCTCTATAAATAGGCTACGCCACGCAAGCTATGAAAATTAGCGGTCGCAGGGGGGCACCCCCCGCCCCAGAAGCACCTGCGGTGTATGGTTCTCCAGAATATCTGCCTTCCAGCGATAGGGTTTTTTGTTGGTTCAAATAAATAGAGGTGTCTATCATGCCAATTTATTATTACTGGGGCGAAGATGACCACCAAATCAAACAGTCTGCTCAACAGTTGATTCAGCAAGTGGTTGATCCCCATTGGCAGAGTTTTAATTATCAAAAAGTGGCAGGCGATGCCCTAGAAGTGATTCAAAATGCCCTGGCGGAAAGCCGTACCCTACCCTTTGGCAGTGGCGGGCGTTTGACCTGGATTAGCGATGCCCCATTAGGCACAAAATGTCCTGAAGAATTGGGGCAAACTTTGCTGGATTTAGTTCCCAATTTGCCGGAACATTCCCACGTTTTATTTACTGGAGTGAATAAACTCCCGGTAAAATCAAAAGTGGGGCAATTATTCACGCAACAGGGCAAGGTGCAGGAGTTTACCCCGATTCCCCCCTGGAAAACCGAAGCCCTCGCCGAGATGGTGCGGGACACGGCGCAAAGTTTAGCCATCGCTCTCAAACCCGATGCGGTGGATTATCTCGTAGAAGCGGTGGGCAATGACCGCTACCGCCTCGCCCAGGAATTGCAAAAAATTGCCCTCCTGCGCCCCAATGACCCCCGCCCTTTGAGTGCTAAGGAAATTCAACCCCTGGTGCCCGCCACCACCCAGACCAGTTTGGCACTCGCCCAAGCCATTCGCCTGGGACAGACGGATATGGCCTTAAATTTGCTGGACGATTTACTGACAATGGCCGAACCACCTCTGCGGGTCACGGCAACCTTGGTGAGCCAGTTCCGCCTCTGGTTGTGGGTGAAATTGATGCAGGTAGATAAACAGGTGGATGCCCAAAAAGTGGCGGCCATGACCAACCTGGGCAACCCCAAACGGATTTATTTTTTAGAGAAGGAAGTGCGCTCCCTACCCCTGGCCGCTTTGACGCAAACCCTAGAGCTTCTGTTCGAGATGGAGTTGGGGATCAAGCGGGGGGCACCGGCGGCGGTGCTTTTGCCCACCCGGATGATTTTGCTCTGTGGCCTGTACAGTCGGGTCGCTTTCCCGGCACAATAGAGAAAGCATGGTCAGTGACATCAACCCCTGAGAGGAGGTCAGTTCTATGGCATCAGGTAGCACCGGGGAACGCCCGTTTGCGGACATTATTACCAGTGTCCGTTATTGGGTGATCCACAGCATTACCATCCCGGCTTTGTTTATTGCGGGTTGGTTATTTATCAGTACGGGTTTGGCCTACGATGTGTTTGGTACACCCCGACCCGACACCTATTTCAGCCCAGTGCAGGCAAAACCGCCCGTGGTGTCTGAGCGGTATCAAGCTCGGCAACAAATTGATACATTTCAGCAAAGTTTAGGAGAAAATCCATGACCACCAATCCCTCTAATGAGCCGGTTTCTTACCCCATTTTCACGGTGCGCTGGTTGGCGGTGCATACCCTGGGGGTGCCGACGATTTTCTTTTTGGGAGCCATTGCCGCTATGCAGTTTATCCGCCGTTAGGAGGTCTGAAAATCATGGCTGACAAGAACCCGAATACCCAACCCGTTGAACTCAATCGCACGTCCCTATTTTTGGGATTGTTGTTGATTTTTGTGTTGGCAATTTTGTTCTCTAGCTACTTCTTTAATTAGTTGTTTTTAAGCAGTCATTAGGAGGTTGGTAATGTCTGGTCGCATTCCCCTGTGGTTGGTGGGTACGGTCGCCGGTATGGGTGTATTAGCAGTGGTGTCTCTATTTTTCTGGGGTTCCTACGTGGGGGTCGGTTCCTCCCTGTAGTTCCCGCAATGCCTGCACCAACTGGGTCAATTCTTCGCCGGTGGTGAGGTAATGAATGGAGGCACGGGTACAATTGCCAGCGGCCACGGCTCGCACTAAAATTCCCCGTTGCTCTAGTTTTTGGGCAAGGGTTTCCGGGGAATAGTTTGCCATGCGAAAACTGACCAAACCACAGGGGGGCGGGTGGGGCAATAGGCGCATCAGGTGCGGAATTTCCCCCAACTGTGTCCACAATTCCGCCGCCAACTGGGTTAAACGCCCGTAGCGCTGGGTGGCCGTGCCCCAGGACTGGTGGAGGGTTAAGCTGGCTTGCAGTCCCACCCCCAATTCCCAGGCGGTGGTGGCAATCTCATGCCGTTGGCCGTCCGGTGACCACTGGGGTTGCTGATACGTAAAACCCTGCAAACCCCGCCAGCCGCAATGGGTGGGTTGCAGATATTCTCGGTACTGCGGGTGAATGTACAAAACCCCCAAACCCGCCGGGCCGCACAGCCATTTGTGGCCGGTGGCGGTGTAAAAATCCACCCCGGTCACGTCCAGGGGCATGACCCCCAAGGATTGCGCCCCGTCAATCAGTAATTTAATATCCCGTTGGGCGCAAAATGCCCCAATTTCCGCCAGAGGCAGCACTTCGCCCGTGTGCCAAAGAATGTGGCTCAACACCAACATCCGGGTCTGGGGTTGGACGGCTTGTTCTAAAATTGTAATAGTATCTTCAGTACAGTAACTCAGGGGACAGGTACTCCAGGTGAGGCCAAACCGTTGGGCGAGTTGGGCTACGGTGGCGACTACGCCGGGGTGTTCCCCATCGCTGAGGAGCAGGTGATCCCCCGCTTGCCAAGGCCAGCCCCAGAGGACGATGGTACAGCCTTGGGTGGTGGACTGGGTGAGGGTGATGTCCGCCGCCGCCACATTCAGGGTTGTCGCCAACGTTGCGCGGGTGAGATGCTCCTGCTCTGCCACCCAATCCAGGGCACGGCGGCTAAATGGCCCCCAGACTTGGCCTTGCTCGTAGGCTGCACAAATGGCCGTGATCGCCGGGGTCGGCAGTGGTCCTTGACCGCCAAAGTTCAAGTAAGTTTTGTCCTGCAAAGCCGGAAAATGGCGACGCTGTTCGGCAATATCCATAGGTTCCTTGGTCAAATTTTTGGACAACTTTTTTGACTATAACCCTTTGTTTGGGTAACATCGAAGGTGAAACACGGAGGGAATTGATATGGTGATGCGTACCTGGGGAGTCGGGTTGAGCGGCTTGGTGTTGGGGATGGGTTGCTATGCCGCCCCGTTGGTTTTGGCGCAGGGAGTCCAGGCTCCCCTCGGTCGTTACACAGCGGAAATGGGCAGTACCACCCGCACCAGCCGGATTGCTGACCGGGATAGTGGCGGCAAACGTGCGACCAATAATCCCGCCACCACCGGTACAGTTGTGAATGTGAACATCACCTGTTACACGCCCCGTGGTGAATTACAAAATATTGCCAAGGCCGGTCAAGGGAATTTGGCGGGAGTCATTGGTAAATACAACTGCGGTACGGTTAGTGTGGGTGGGGTGAATTACCCGGTGAATTTGGCTACGTCTTACAAATTGGGAGCCAATTATCACATCAATTTGCTTTCCGCCAAGCCTTTTGCCGTCAGCGGAGCGGCGGGCAATCAGGTGCAGGGTGCCGGGGTGGGGATGATTCATCTGGTGGTTCCAGCCGCAGGCGGGGGTGGGACGGGCAAGCTGTACCGGGTTACGCCGGTGAAAGTCACTGCCGCTGGGGAGGTAAGAGCCTTGGGTGCGGTCAATACGGCCACGGATTTGGTGAATGTGGTGGGGGGCGGCCTGGGCAGTTAGGGTTCCTGGAACCGCCAGCAGGTCTGAGCAATTGCCCAGTCTTCTTCAGCGGTTATTACCAAAATTCGCACCGGGGAATTGGGGGTAGCAATGTCGTGATCCCCCCCTCGGATTTGGTTTTTTTCCAAATCACAATCTATCCCCAAAAACCGTAAATTTTTGCATAATTCTGCCCGCACCGGGGTGGCATTTTCCCCCACGCCGCCGGTGAAAATTAGGGCATCACA encodes the following:
- the psbF gene encoding cytochrome b559 subunit beta, with the translated sequence MTTNPSNEPVSYPIFTVRWLAVHTLGVPTIFFLGAIAAMQFIRR
- a CDS encoding photosystem II reaction center protein J, with translation MSGRIPLWLVGTVAGMGVLAVVSLFFWGSYVGVGSSL
- a CDS encoding photosystem II reaction center protein L, whose amino-acid sequence is MADKNPNTQPVELNRTSLFLGLLLIFVLAILFSSYFFN
- a CDS encoding aminotransferase class V-fold PLP-dependent enzyme, translating into MSKNLTKEPMDIAEQRRHFPALQDKTYLNFGGQGPLPTPAITAICAAYEQGQVWGPFSRRALDWVAEQEHLTRATLATTLNVAAADITLTQSTTQGCTIVLWGWPWQAGDHLLLSDGEHPGVVATVAQLAQRFGLTWSTCPLSYCTEDTITILEQAVQPQTRMLVLSHILWHTGEVLPLAEIGAFCAQRDIKLLIDGAQSLGVMPLDVTGVDFYTATGHKWLCGPAGLGVLYIHPQYREYLQPTHCGWRGLQGFTYQQPQWSPDGQRHEIATTAWELGVGLQASLTLHQSWGTATQRYGRLTQLAAELWTQLGEIPHLMRLLPHPPPCGLVSFRMANYSPETLAQKLEQRGILVRAVAAGNCTRASIHYLTTGEELTQLVQALRELQGGTDPHVGTPEK
- the holA gene encoding DNA polymerase III subunit delta, which encodes MPIYYYWGEDDHQIKQSAQQLIQQVVDPHWQSFNYQKVAGDALEVIQNALAESRTLPFGSGGRLTWISDAPLGTKCPEELGQTLLDLVPNLPEHSHVLFTGVNKLPVKSKVGQLFTQQGKVQEFTPIPPWKTEALAEMVRDTAQSLAIALKPDAVDYLVEAVGNDRYRLAQELQKIALLRPNDPRPLSAKEIQPLVPATTQTSLALAQAIRLGQTDMALNLLDDLLTMAEPPLRVTATLVSQFRLWLWVKLMQVDKQVDAQKVAAMTNLGNPKRIYFLEKEVRSLPLAALTQTLELLFEMELGIKRGAPAAVLLPTRMILLCGLYSRVAFPAQ
- the psbE gene encoding cytochrome b559 subunit alpha, which translates into the protein MASGSTGERPFADIITSVRYWVIHSITIPALFIAGWLFISTGLAYDVFGTPRPDTYFSPVQAKPPVVSERYQARQQIDTFQQSLGENP